A single Desulfobaculum xiamenense DNA region contains:
- a CDS encoding acyltransferase: MTNAHSDISHPGDGGSLAARLRHFLGRGYTLRETVLKGLRLYVWARIHRMLRYSFRSCGRGVIVDPSCIVDGGRFIELADNVWVQRGTWLCVPLVEMERPEDRAYLSVGSFTRIGPNCTLAAASRVVIEDNVLLGPNVTVLDHAHAYEDVTRPVARQGIKTGGRVVVRRNAWLAANVVVHASSGTLEIGENSVVAANSVVIDSVPPRTVVAGNPARPILRHDAGSGRWVRVRSADAGEVTA, translated from the coding sequence GTGACGAATGCGCATTCGGACATCTCGCATCCCGGCGACGGCGGCTCCCTCGCGGCGCGGCTGCGGCATTTCCTCGGGCGGGGCTATACCCTGCGCGAGACGGTGCTCAAGGGTTTGCGGCTGTACGTGTGGGCGAGAATCCACCGTATGCTGCGCTACAGCTTCCGCTCGTGCGGGCGGGGGGTCATCGTCGATCCCTCGTGCATCGTGGATGGCGGGCGGTTCATCGAACTCGCCGACAACGTGTGGGTGCAGCGCGGCACTTGGCTGTGCGTGCCGCTGGTGGAGATGGAACGCCCGGAGGACCGCGCCTATCTGTCCGTGGGCAGCTTCACCCGCATCGGCCCGAACTGCACGCTGGCCGCCGCGAGCCGCGTGGTTATCGAGGACAACGTCCTTTTGGGCCCCAACGTGACGGTGCTCGACCATGCCCATGCCTACGAGGATGTCACGCGGCCCGTGGCGCGGCAGGGCATCAAGACCGGCGGGCGGGTCGTGGTGCGCAGGAATGCGTGGCTGGCGGCCAACGTGGTGGTGCATGCCTCGTCGGGCACCTTGGAGATTGGCGAGAACAGCGTGGTGGCGGCAAATTCCGTGGTCATCGACAGCGTTCCCCCGCGCACGGTCGTGGCGGGAAATCCCGCCCGGCCCATCCTGCGGCACGACGCGGGAAGCGGACGCTGGGTGCGTGTGCGCAGCGCGGATGCCGGGGAGGTGACGGCATGA